The following coding sequences lie in one Mucilaginibacter sp. KACC 22773 genomic window:
- the porM gene encoding type IX secretion system motor protein PorM/GldM, giving the protein MAGGKETPRQRMIGILYLVLLGLIALNVPENLLDAFKNITKSLDASTKNVNSSLQQTYNSFETKIKAQPDKAKYLNAAKEASKMTDDLNKYIDDLKVELTEKGGGINKEIDDITARDNLDISSEVMINGKKADVLKEKIEATRAKLLQLLGKDAEGVNFSLNADAPKANVGMQQKTWQQAYFGEGIPLGATITTLAKIQADTKNAENEVVKKLYSNVDKAEVTLNAFRAVAVSPSSYVLAGQQFKADIYLTAYDSHTNPIITVGGSSVPTKDGIGTYTTTASGEGKHTMSGELVVKAVDGGPDKRYTFSQDYMVARPSAVVSPDKMNVLYIGVSNPVSVSAPGVPTSSLNVSMSGGSISGSAGHYTVRVSSVGAAKITVTGEKGMVLGSSDFRVKRIPDPKAQFGGKSGGTTSAANIRAQDRLFAKLDNFDFDAKFNVTRFTILIIKPRQDAIIYSGSSGELTGAMRSALNTVTPGTTVVFKDVVAVGPDGTPRGLDAIVLSAN; this is encoded by the coding sequence ATGGCCGGAGGTAAGGAAACCCCAAGACAGCGAATGATAGGTATCTTATACCTGGTGCTTTTAGGCTTAATTGCGCTAAACGTACCAGAGAACCTATTGGATGCTTTTAAAAATATTACCAAAAGTTTGGATGCATCTACCAAGAATGTAAACTCCAGTTTACAGCAAACTTATAATTCATTTGAAACAAAAATAAAAGCTCAGCCTGATAAAGCTAAATATCTTAACGCGGCAAAAGAGGCAAGTAAAATGACCGATGACTTAAATAAATACATCGATGATTTGAAAGTTGAATTGACTGAAAAGGGGGGCGGTATCAATAAGGAGATTGATGATATTACTGCACGCGACAATTTGGATATATCATCAGAAGTGATGATCAACGGCAAGAAGGCAGATGTTTTAAAAGAAAAAATAGAAGCTACCCGTGCCAAACTACTGCAATTGTTAGGCAAGGATGCCGAAGGCGTAAACTTTTCTTTAAATGCGGATGCGCCAAAAGCAAATGTAGGGATGCAGCAAAAAACATGGCAGCAAGCTTACTTTGGCGAAGGTATCCCATTGGGAGCAACTATAACCACATTGGCCAAAATACAGGCAGATACAAAAAATGCCGAAAATGAAGTGGTTAAAAAATTATACAGCAACGTTGATAAAGCCGAAGTAACGCTGAATGCATTCAGGGCTGTAGCCGTGTCGCCAAGCAGTTACGTTTTGGCCGGGCAGCAATTTAAAGCGGATATTTATTTAACAGCTTACGATTCGCATACAAATCCAATTATCACGGTGGGGGGATCGTCCGTTCCGACTAAAGATGGTATTGGAACTTATACAACTACAGCAAGCGGCGAAGGCAAACATACTATGAGTGGCGAATTGGTTGTTAAAGCAGTTGATGGCGGCCCCGATAAAAGGTATACATTTTCTCAGGACTACATGGTTGCAAGGCCATCGGCCGTAGTGTCGCCCGATAAAATGAACGTGTTGTATATAGGCGTGTCCAACCCGGTATCGGTATCGGCTCCGGGTGTACCTACTTCAAGCTTAAATGTAAGCATGAGCGGTGGTTCTATCAGTGGATCTGCCGGTCATTACACGGTTAGGGTGAGTAGTGTCGGCGCTGCGAAAATTACCGTTACCGGCGAAAAGGGCATGGTTTTAGGATCTTCTGATTTTCGGGTAAAACGTATTCCAGATCCTAAAGCACAGTTTGGCGGCAAAAGTGGTGGTACAACCAGCGCTGCCAACATCAGGGCGCAGGACAGGCTTTTTGCTAAACTGGACAACTTTGATTTTGATGCTAAATTTAATGTTACACGTTTTACCATATTAATTATAAAACCACGCCAGGATGCTATTATATATTCGGGCTCGAGCGGCGAACTTACCGGTGCAATGAGATCGGCATTAAATACTGTTACACCGGGTACAACAGTTGTTTTTAAAGATGTTGTGGCCGTTGGGCCGGACGGCACGCCACGCGGGCTGGACGCTATTGTATTATCCGCAAATTAA
- the porN gene encoding type IX secretion system ring protein PorN/GldN — protein MKKRILIVLLCIACVGAYAQKKQPKKSPRKTNNAAAGRRATPPPPQPSNTVASQPSPDTTKKPMKPFERPLDGYYKKSNILSAKVTPYPNLRESDVAFAKRVWREIDVRDKMNTYLASPKRRLIDVLLDAITAGELTAYDPTPGKKDDINGDSFSTPLNGAQAKGRLSGADSSVVKKFDANGNEIGSTMVASEFNPDSVLKYRIKEDWVFDRQRSIFEPRIIGIAPLVKPKGVGAADVDYQPAFWIYFPEARQILATKEVVSRASDATGLSFDDVFMKRIFTSYIVKQSNDKDERVKDYAQGIDKLYESERIKKTLMDWELNLWQY, from the coding sequence ATGAAAAAGAGAATTTTAATTGTTTTGCTTTGTATTGCCTGCGTTGGCGCTTATGCGCAAAAAAAACAACCGAAGAAATCGCCCAGGAAAACAAATAATGCTGCTGCAGGACGGAGGGCTACCCCGCCGCCGCCCCAGCCTTCAAATACCGTGGCCAGCCAGCCATCACCGGATACAACCAAAAAGCCAATGAAGCCTTTTGAAAGGCCGCTTGATGGCTATTATAAAAAGAGTAACATTTTAAGTGCGAAAGTAACCCCGTACCCCAACCTGCGCGAAAGCGACGTAGCATTTGCTAAAAGGGTATGGCGCGAAATTGATGTACGCGATAAAATGAACACTTACCTTGCATCGCCAAAACGCCGTTTAATTGATGTGTTGCTGGATGCTATTACGGCAGGCGAACTAACAGCTTATGACCCAACACCGGGTAAAAAGGACGATATTAATGGCGACAGTTTCAGTACGCCGCTAAATGGGGCTCAGGCCAAGGGCCGTTTATCCGGTGCAGATAGCAGCGTGGTGAAGAAATTTGATGCCAACGGCAATGAGATTGGATCTACAATGGTAGCCAGCGAATTTAACCCCGATAGCGTACTCAAATATCGTATAAAAGAAGATTGGGTGTTTGATCGCCAGCGCTCTATTTTTGAACCGCGCATTATTGGGATAGCGCCGCTTGTTAAACCAAAGGGTGTAGGTGCTGCAGATGTGGATTATCAGCCGGCTTTTTGGATTTATTTTCCCGAAGCCCGCCAGATACTTGCAACCAAAGAGGTTGTTAGCCGCGCCAGCGATGCAACAGGCTTAAGTTTCGATGATGTTTTCATGAAGCGTATCTTTACCAGTTATATTGTGAAACAAAGCAATGATAAAGATGAGCGTGTGAAAGATTACGCCCAGGGGATAGACAAGCTTTACGAATCGGAAAGAATAAAAAAGACATTAATGGATTGGGAGCTTAATCTTTGGCAATACTAA
- the porK gene encoding type IX secretion system lipoprotein PorK/GldK, giving the protein MKQIYFLIVVLAGGVLSGCGSGGDRGEVAGVPQRSFKAEVPYGMVYIPGGSFMMGQTDQDVTFAQTAQPKQVTEAPFFMDQTEITNSQYKKFVFWVRDSIAITNYVNDNKYYMQSKGGRPANASGKKYINWAYVKKNPVWSNRKGAASNRSKLQGMFYQNEDRVFDRDEIDVRLLKYNYALMVLRDAANHRNDPKSRRSDFILRDTVTVYPDTLVWLSDFSYAANEPMVEAYFSHPAFRNYPVVGVTWRQARAFTVWRTRYNEAYKNSRHLPPRADYRLPTEGEFEYAARGGRLGTDYPWGGPYIKNAKGCLLANFKPGRGNYTDDGGAYTVNVRSYFPNDYGLYNMAGNVAEWTSSAFDESASTFVHDLAPTFAVEAKSSDPEVLKRKVVRGGSWKDIGYFLQNSTRTYEYQDTAKSYIGFRCVTSYLGRDIKDKR; this is encoded by the coding sequence ATGAAGCAGATATACTTTTTAATAGTTGTTTTAGCTGGTGGTGTATTAAGCGGTTGCGGTAGTGGCGGCGACAGGGGGGAAGTAGCCGGCGTGCCGCAGCGTTCCTTTAAGGCCGAAGTACCTTACGGTATGGTTTATATTCCAGGTGGTTCATTTATGATGGGGCAAACCGATCAGGACGTAACCTTTGCCCAAACAGCGCAGCCAAAACAGGTAACCGAGGCGCCGTTTTTTATGGACCAAACCGAAATTACCAACAGCCAATACAAAAAATTTGTGTTTTGGGTACGCGATTCTATCGCTATTACCAATTACGTAAATGATAATAAATATTACATGCAGTCCAAAGGTGGCCGTCCGGCCAATGCAAGCGGCAAAAAATATATTAACTGGGCTTATGTAAAAAAGAACCCGGTTTGGAGCAATAGAAAGGGCGCTGCGAGCAACAGATCGAAACTTCAGGGTATGTTTTACCAGAATGAAGACCGTGTTTTTGACCGCGACGAGATTGATGTACGGCTGTTAAAATACAATTACGCACTAATGGTACTGCGTGATGCCGCAAACCACCGCAACGATCCAAAATCAAGGCGTTCGGATTTCATTTTGCGCGATACCGTTACCGTATACCCCGATACATTGGTATGGCTAAGTGATTTTTCATATGCCGCCAATGAGCCAATGGTCGAGGCTTATTTCTCGCATCCGGCTTTTCGCAACTATCCTGTAGTAGGCGTTACCTGGAGACAGGCAAGGGCTTTCACTGTTTGGCGTACCCGCTACAATGAGGCTTATAAAAATTCAAGACATTTACCCCCACGCGCCGATTACCGCTTACCTACAGAAGGCGAATTTGAATATGCGGCCCGCGGTGGCAGGTTAGGTACCGATTATCCATGGGGTGGCCCTTACATAAAAAATGCTAAAGGCTGTTTATTGGCCAACTTTAAACCAGGCCGCGGTAATTATACCGATGATGGCGGCGCTTACACAGTAAACGTGCGTTCGTATTTCCCTAATGATTACGGCTTATATAATATGGCCGGCAACGTAGCAGAATGGACATCATCTGCCTTTGACGAATCTGCTTCAACATTTGTACATGACCTTGCACCAACCTTCGCCGTTGAGGCAAAGTCTTCTGATCCCGAAGTGCTTAAACGTAAAGTTGTACGGGGCGGATCATGGAAAGATATCGGTTACTTCCTTCAAAACTCTACCCGTACCTACGAGTACCAGGACACCGCAAAATCATACATCGGTTTCCGCTGCGTTACAAGTTACCTGGGCCGGGATATCAAAGACAAACGATAA
- the porL gene encoding type IX secretion system motor protein PorL/GldL — MAGTGKKKPFGIGNIISIGATVVIIGLLFKIQHWKFASEFITAGLGTEAILFFILGLQREDKEVDWVRVYPELNEDFQGELPKSSSHPGAIGATNTTAALDKMLEDAKIGPDLVRSLGDGLRTFGDKVAAISKVTDAGEATIAFTAKVKTATASYDNLSAAFEKASANLAEMADTNVDSKAYHEQVNKLAKNLGSLNAVYELELQDSNAHLKSMSKFYQNMALTMNNFNESLDDSKQFKEEVGRLAKNLGSLNAIYGNMLTAMNQPRVS; from the coding sequence ATGGCTGGAACTGGAAAGAAAAAACCATTTGGAATAGGAAACATTATTTCAATCGGTGCAACGGTAGTTATCATTGGTTTGTTATTTAAAATACAACACTGGAAATTCGCTTCTGAATTTATCACTGCGGGCTTAGGCACCGAGGCCATACTTTTTTTTATTTTGGGTTTACAACGCGAAGATAAAGAGGTTGACTGGGTACGTGTATACCCCGAGCTGAATGAGGATTTTCAGGGCGAATTGCCCAAATCATCATCGCATCCGGGTGCTATAGGTGCAACAAATACCACCGCTGCCCTGGATAAAATGCTTGAAGATGCCAAGATAGGGCCCGATCTGGTACGCAGCTTAGGTGATGGTTTAAGAACCTTTGGCGATAAAGTTGCAGCGATATCAAAGGTAACCGATGCTGGCGAAGCCACTATAGCTTTTACCGCTAAAGTAAAAACAGCAACCGCAAGTTATGATAACCTGAGTGCTGCATTCGAAAAAGCATCTGCCAATTTAGCCGAAATGGCTGATACCAATGTAGATTCAAAGGCGTACCATGAACAGGTAAATAAACTGGCCAAAAACTTGGGTTCGTTAAACGCGGTGTATGAACTGGAATTACAGGATTCAAACGCGCATTTAAAATCAATGAGCAAGTTTTATCAAAATATGGCCTTAACCATGAACAACTTTAACGAATCGTTAGATGATTCCAAACAGTTTAAGGAAGAGGTTGGCCGTTTAGCTAAAAACCTGGGGTCATTGAATGCTATATATGGCAACATGCTTACTGCGATGAACCAGCCGCGTGTTAGTTAA